CCCTAAGTGTAcaacagcttttaaaaatatacattgcAGGCAAAATCTGCATCTCAAAAACGTTAATAAAACAATGTATCTGACTTCAGACAGTGTATTCGTAACCATAAAATATAGTgactttctgtgatggagcttttagaggtattgaattctttagacgtctggttcctatcaccaccactgtgaataattctgacgtTTCTTcagaatggagcgtttcacaccaaaccactctgagcgactctgtttacatcttaactatttaattatgtggaacttttgaaaaattggtgcaGTTCCCATTTAACGCTCGATCTTTTTTTCACTCCCTGCTCCTTctatatttcttttcttttatctcAATTTTTTCTCTCAAAAAATTTGACTCTGGTGTATTTAGTGTGGTACATGCCCCACTTGTTCACTCACCCTAAAATTACAAGCCTTTTCGTGTTCGATTCATTGAAATGAGCGATTCGAAAGAGTCGGTTCGGTCAACTGAATCCCATATCCTGTCACTGCTCGCTAAGGAGGGTTCGTTATTATTATCCCGGTTGTTTTATGGATTAGAAACGAATAATTAATCACTGATATTACTGTTTCTACATGTCGCTTTTAATAATCGAGCTACAGCTCTTAAAACCTTTGTTGTCGTACgtggaggtttttttttctgtgcgcCTCTACGGGCGTTATTACGGTCATTAGTTTATAGTAATGGTGGCGCCCTGCTTGCTTGGGAAAGAAGAGTCACAAGAAAATaactgtaaaacataaaatctgaaGATAATTTTCAGCTAAAGttaatataaacacactgaaacgACTCTGCGGGACGGCTGGAGAGTGATAACGCGACTGGATGTTCTGGTAAATTTGAACTTTTACTAGGTTCACGGAGCTGGAAAGTGCAATTGAAGTGGGACTGAGAACtctgatctgagatcagctctcagtgggTCACGTGGTTCCGTGTTAATGTGGTGTAAAGGGGgaaactgatctcagatcaggATTTACTCGGAGTTCGTCTGATACATGTGGGTCAGATTTTGACCTCAAAACGTCTAACAACAATGTAATAATGTCATAGTTATGCTTACAACACTAAGATTTGTGATTTTGTCTTCTGTCTGTTAGATAAGACTTTTATAGTGCTGTATAGTAACAGTAAATATGCTTGTGTATAAGCCATCTGGTACTGCTTTATGATAATCTTTAAGTcttatgtaatattttgtaaTAAACACAGTGCTAAAAGGGCCTCTTAGGCGAATGTTGCGCTCTGGAGCCCGTATTTACAGACTTTATGGGCACTATAATATAATTAAAGGGGATCTCCACTGATTttacaaaatttctgcataattaaacgattaagatgtaaacagcggttcagagcggtttagTGAAAAACGTACCgtgtcagaactgttcacagtggtggtgataggaaccagacgtccacctctaaaagctccctcacagagagttaCTACAagaaatggttgtaaattcactgcctgatgtctcaggcaccattttaggtggaactggaaaaataaaaaacaagaagctgaaaaaagtcaaacactgagagacattttatgaGAAACTGTTCTACATTTGAGGAAAAgattcctgctggagatgtgagaaaagtggctatagctgtgGTAAAGCttgaagcagagcaaagtacgCCTGcgctttcattgtttttttttttggccaatagtagtacattagcacatactgagacgtATTTACATCGTTAGATGGTGAAATGTAACTTCAagaaaatggacataaaatgttgtggttccCAAGGTGGTtaaatttttgttgaaacttgacaaaattTGGGCCACTGACCCCTGTTCTAGAGACTACTGGGGCACTGAAGCAactgttacatttttcattttggccagaacATTCTTTTAATGTTTCTACTGGCTGCCAATTATCACGTTCCATGACTAACATtaaattctttctttctttctgtagttTTCCACCTTTCTGTATTATGACGCTTAAATCATAGCGAGCTTCATATGTTACGGCTACGGGGACTGCTCATCCAGCATCATTTCCTGTCCAATTGCTCTGCTCGAACTGCAAGTAGTGTTGCCTGCCGAGAATATGACGTTATCGTCGTGGGTGGTGGACATGCTGGCACAGAGGCAGCTGCTGCCGCAACCAGAATTGGGGCAGAAACACTGCTCATCACACAGAAAATTGAAACGATTGGTAAGTCAAGGGACAGTCAGATCAACAATATCACTCTATTACCCAGCACGCATTTCACAAATGTGTCATACagtccctgtggtgtcaaccagtcAACTGCTAGCCAAGTCATGTTCTATAGGCTGCATTAAGATATTTGGCAGTCTGCCCCGAAAAATCCAAAGCAGTTGTAGTTTACTCATTTCTAGGTGTAAGTGTAATTCAACCAAttatattcttctttttttatttctctcacaGGGGCTCTCTCATGCAACCCATCGTTGGGAGGAGTTGGGAAAGGTCAACTAGTAAAGGAGGTAGATGCTCTCGATGGACTGATGGGACGGGCTGGGGACTACGCTGGGGTTCACTTCTCCATCCTCAACCGCCGAAAGGGACCTGCTGTGTGGGGCCCCAGGGCACAGCTTGACCGTGGCCGCTACAAAGAATTCATACAGGTAGCTCTCTTTTGCGTTCAGCATACTGGAAATGCGGGTACTGCATAAACCTTTTCTTTGTTGTACTGAAAAAAGTCTGTTGGTGTGCCTCAGGGATATACTCTGGGGCCTGCTTTTATTAGACACAGACCGATCATTGTTTTTTAGGGCCAATGCTGACTGCCGATCATCTTTCAGCGCGATCAGCTGATAGTCGATATTGATTGAGGGTGGGGTTGGTCTGTTAAGGTCTATTCACACCAAGTATGATTTTTTTGGCTGAAAAAACAGATGCGGTTTTAACATCGTTTGAGCtctttttgctttgctttttgcTCATCTCATTAAAAAGGAGCAAATTGATGTAACATATGCTTCATGATTCATAACCTTTCAGCTCTTTGCCTGTAACATTTGCTTGTCATATATGATTTTGTGTTGTGCTCTGAGACGCCGCCGAAGAGGGAAGCGAGCTGGTGTACACGTGCGCCTTCGCACACGGGGGCCGCGCACGCCCCTACCTGGGATTTTCCTCTCCAACGTCTGCTCACTCTCCAATAAAATGGACGAGATAGCGCTGCTGATGAGAAGAAATAGCGACTTTTCCTCCTCTAGTGTGTTGTGCTTCACCGAGACGTGGTTGAACACACAGTTCACTGTGCGCTCCATCTTGAGGGATTCCAGCTCCTCCGCGCGGACAGACAACGGGAACTTGCCGGAGGTAAAACGAAAGGTGGATGAGTCTGTTTCTATATCAACAACGCCTGGTGCTCCGATGTGACAGTGATTTCCCAACACTGCTCTCCTTCTctggaatacattttcattaactGTAAGCCGTTCTACGCTCCATGtgagttttcttcatttattctgGCCGCTATTTACATTCCACCGAACGCCGACGTGCACGAAGCTGAGTGTGCTCTGGCGGACCAGATTATGGACGTGGAGCGGTTTTTACCGGACTCCCTTGTTATAATCCTCGGAGATTTTAACAAAGGGAAACTTAGTCATGAACTACCGAAATACAAACAGTTTGTCACATGCCCGACCAGAGAGGGGAACACGTTGGatcactgttacactacagtgAGTGGTGCTTACCGTGCTGTGCCCCGTGCGGCTTTAGGACTCTCAGATCATGACATGGTTCACCTGATCCCCGCGTACAGACAGAGACTAAAGCTCTCTAAACCTGGCGTGAGGACACGACAGTGTCCagtggaccagtgaagctgTGGAGGAGCTACGCACGTGTTTGGACACCACAGACTGGGAGTTCAAGGCTTCTACAGACAGCTTAGATGAATACACAGATACCGTGACTtcatatatacatttctgtgaagaCAGCATCATCCCATCACGCTCCAGAATCActtttaataatgataaaccCTGGTTCACACCAAAACTCAGACAGCTTCGCCAGCAGAAAGAGGTTGCtttcagagagggagacagagtcaGTTACAGAGGTGCAAAGTATGAATTTAGCAGGGAGGTGTTAAAGGCTAAATCCAAGTGCAATGCTCGTCTGAAGCAGCGGTTCTGTGCTAACGACTCTGCCACTGTATGGAGGGGGCTGAAAGAGATCACCAACTATAGGCCCAGAGCACCTCATAGTTCAGAAGATTTCAAACTGGCTAACGACCTTAACGACTTCTATTCACGTTTTGAAGTCATGGACTCACACCCCCCATcctccaccccccacaccacaatacactcaacCACTTTGGATTGCCCATCTGCCCCCTCTGCCCTCTCAGTCCAAGAGGAGGAtgtgaacaggctgtttaagaGGCTAAATCCACACAAGGCTTCGGGCCCTGACTCCGTGTCCTCTGCCACCTTGAGACACTGTGCTGATGAGCTGGCCCCAGTCTTCACGGgaatcttcaactcttccctggAGTCATGCCATGTCCCAGCCTGTTTCAAGTCCTCCATCATTGTCCCTGTCCCCAAGAAACCACACGCCACAGGACTTAATGACTACAGGCCTGTGGCCCTGACGTCCGTAGTCATGAAGACCTTTGAATGTCTGGTTTTATCCCACCTCAAGTCCATCACCGACCCCCTtctggaccccctgcagtttgccTACAGAGCCAACAGGTCCGTAGATGATGCCATAAACCTGGCCCTCCACTTCATCCTGCAGCATCTGGACTCCCCAAGAACCTACGCTAGGATcctgtttgtggacttcagctctgcattcaatactatccttcccactctgctccaggacaagctctctctgctccatgtgcccgactccacctgcaggtggatcACAGACTTCCTCACGGACCGCAGTCAGCAAGTACAGCTGGGGAAGATTGTCTCGGACACGCAGACTTTAAGCACAGgatctcctcagggctgtgtactttcccctctgctcttctccctgtacaccaactgctgcacctccatccatgactctgtcaaactgtttaagtttgcggacgacaccaccctcattggactcatctcagacggtgatgagtctgcctacaggaaggaggtggaccggctggtgacctggtgcagcaacagcaacttggtgctcaatgcccagaagacagtggagatgactgtggacttcaggaaagccacaagccccctgcccccccttatccttaccgacacccccatcaccactgtggactgttaccggttccttggcaccaccatcacccaggacctcaagtgggagctgaacatcagctccctcatcaagaaggcccagcagaggatgtactttctGTGGCAGCTGAGGAAAGCCAAACTGCCAGCCCAGCTGATGGTACAGTTCTAAACGGCCATCATCGAGTccatcctcagctcctccatcacagtgtggtatactggggccactgccagggacagacaaaggctgcagcgcattgtgcgctccgctgagaaggtgataggctgcagcctcccatctctccaagacctgtacgtctccaggactgtggggagagcggatcggattatagcagacccttctcaccccgcacgcggactatttgatccactcccctcgggcaggaggcttcggtccattcggaccagaacctcctgccacaggaacagtttcttcccctctgccattggactcaagaacaatatataatcacgtcacttacctctttataGAGCTTTGACTTTAACGCATTGGTTAAGGCAGAGAATTATCGACTGCTCACAAATTTGGGTTAAAATTCTGATACATAGCCGATCGTTCCATctgtattgttttgttgtttttatccTTCTATTCCTTTCTTAGTTGGAGTTGTTGAACATGCCCAGACTGACTGTCATTGAGGGATCTGTGGAAGGTCTGCTAGTGTCCACCGCTGACCCAGAACAGCCAGGAAAACACACAGTGACTGGAGTTCGCCTAGGTGAGGAATCACCCCTCAATTCTGGGTGCATATTCAGTACGTACATACAGCCATTCATgccctttcttttttgtttttctcttagCTGATGGAGGCAATGAAATCCTCTCCAGTTCAGTCATTCTCACTACTGGCACATTCCTCTCCGGTTCTCTCTTCATGGGCAAGACCACTTCTCCAGGGGGGAGGATGGGCGAACCTCCCTCTTGCTCTGGACTGACCCACAGTCTGAGAGAGATACTTGGATTAAAGCTCGGCCGCCTGAAGACCGGGACGCCCCCTCGAATCGTCAAAGAGACGGTCGACTTTTCCCTCGCACATCTTCACCTGCCCGACTTACGACCGACTCCGTTTAGCTTCatcaacacgcacacacactgcaaGGTAAAGATCATACATTCAGACAAGTAGCATCATTGGAGCTGGGAGAGATTTATTCTTTAAAATTGCTGATCTGTCTTTTTCATATCCCGATGAATGATGCTGttaatatttaagaaaaaagtcaCTCACTAAGGACAGGGTTCCAGTTTACGATCTGGTGCACAAATTGATTGTGTACTTGTTTGGTATCCAAATCTAGAAGAGTAAAATTAGCTCAAGTTTAAATACTCGCCACTGTGTTAATTCACCTGCTATTAGGTCACCATTATCATAAAACATCTGATGTGTTTCAAATAATGCATTTCtacttttttccattatttattaGCCTTTTTTGTAGAAGTTTTGATAGTTTATAGTGCCCCTGCTGCATGTCTCAGTCCACACTTGCATGTGCATATTTCAAAAGTTAGTAAAAGTCAGTCAGTGACTCAGTAACAAACATTGATTCCTGTAGGATGCTCTGCTGAGCAGTCCAATTAAAAAATTCATGGCTGATAGGACTAATTTTAACAATTATGACTTTATaacatggccacatggtgatgTTGAATAGTGTCTTGCCATACACACTGATGGTCAAACATGTTGAGCTTGAATGTCTTTGAAAGAAACACCGTCCACTTAGCAAAAACCTTGCTTTGCAGTGAATCTCATGATTGCATTTGTCCATTGCATTCAGTCTAGCTCAGATTCTTGTGTTTATTCTTggtgtttttacattttcctttatttgcgttacttacagttttttttaaagatatttttccacacattcAAAGTTTGGTCTTAGACGtgggttgcattttctgtttctcacaatctAAATAATTCCAAATTTCACAAATTTAGATGAATAACACCTCACTCCACAtgtcagatgtccagtttagGTGTTCTagctccttttctcagtgagggcttcttgacagctatgcATCcgttcagacccatagtgctgagttgtcttctcactgtggaaggatgtatttgaattttttcagatctgagagtggagcttggttttctcctctgtctcagagatgaaagcttgcTGGGGACAATTTTGGCAGACAGTTTTctaaactccagttttagaaacgttctccttccttatgcaagtgggttATCATATGTTTAGGCCCAATTCCATTCTCTATTTTACCCCTACCTCTTGttagtgtcaccttgccccttggaactgagttacaagagGTAGTAGTTGAATTTAGTGCTGGGGCGAGGGGtgaatgggattgggccataaTCTCCTCATAACAAATACCTCAGTGCCTGGagataaaataaatgttagtGAAAGAAATGGCCTTGTACCTGTAATTAAACAACAAACTTTTGATCACTTAAACAAAAGTGTTATATCTTTTGTTTGACAGCCTGAGGAGCAGATCCCCTGCCATCTGACATACACAACCCCTGGGGTCGACAGAGTGGTCAGAGAAAGTCTGCACATGAACTCACACATACAACAGGACACCAAAGGACCCAGGTACTCTCAACACCATTGCATGATAAACCTTCTACCAGATTTAGGTAGCATAGTTAGACATCcacctaactgcatgtctttctCCCCTCCACCCCACTCAGGTACTGTCCTTCCATAGAATCAAGGGTGTTGCGCTTTCCAGGTCGACAGCACCAGGTGTGGCTGGAGCCGGAGGGTTTGAACTCTGACCTCCTGTACCCTCAGGGTTTGTCTATGACCATGCCCCTGGAGATGCAGCTCCGCCTCATCCGAGAGATCCCCGCCCTGCAGCGGGCAGATATTCACACACCAGGTAACACAGGATCCCACATTAGGAGGCATGAGCTGAAAGAGTGAGATTTCAACCTGATCTGATTGTACCTTTTCGGCAGGTTACGGGGTTCAGTATGACTTTGTCTGCCCAACGCAGCTCTTCCCATGGCTGCAGCTGAAAAGCATTCAGGGTCTCTTCCTCGCCGG
This portion of the Pygocentrus nattereri isolate fPygNat1 chromosome 13, fPygNat1.pri, whole genome shotgun sequence genome encodes:
- the mto1 gene encoding protein MTO1 homolog, mitochondrial, translating into MLRLRGLLIQHHFLSNCSARTASSVACREYDVIVVGGGHAGTEAAAAATRIGAETLLITQKIETIGALSCNPSLGGVGKGQLVKEVDALDGLMGRAGDYAGVHFSILNRRKGPAVWGPRAQLDRGRYKEFIQLELLNMPRLTVIEGSVEGLLVSTADPEQPGKHTVTGVRLADGGNEILSSSVILTTGTFLSGSLFMGKTTSPGGRMGEPPSCSGLTHSLREILGLKLGRLKTGTPPRIVKETVDFSLAHLHLPDLRPTPFSFINTHTHCKPEEQIPCHLTYTTPGVDRVVRESLHMNSHIQQDTKGPRYCPSIESRVLRFPGRQHQVWLEPEGLNSDLLYPQGLSMTMPLEMQLRLIREIPALQRADIHTPGYGVQYDFVCPTQLFPWLQLKSIQGLFLAGQINGTTGYEEAAAQGLWAGINAGRTALSMPPLSLSRTESYIGVLIDDLVGHGVTEPYRMFTSRAEFRTSLRPDNADLRLTPKGFEEIGCVSSPRYLEAVRVRQGLSEALSALKSITMSPSRWKEKLRDACISETKSTLISGEEMLQYKDVSFDMVASAFPEILSPYLEFSERIKIEAVYRPHCEKQQREMERMREEESLSLCPDIDYFSLPVSLSDEVREILDRVRPSTLGAAMRLQGVTPAAIVHLLNYVTRTGRRSRAQRDADRQTKTPDCKHRPQTDQQAESNQNQEAGIVVQN